The proteins below come from a single Triticum aestivum cultivar Chinese Spring chromosome 5D, IWGSC CS RefSeq v2.1, whole genome shotgun sequence genomic window:
- the LOC123119755 gene encoding uncharacterized protein, which yields MLMPFLAQTSQTTRPVASCFGLNRCHPARNFGRYCRWWGARSKAIHSPRSIFGPTNGAPSSDIVKKRKIVEHIILLRAKPNISDAEEKDMLDYLYTSQYQMRGILTVSLGRIEGPNSESFTHAVFMRFQQKEDIAKFQSSSYYSKVLDEHVKPVSYGLVSVDFESEVEDDIIPLFRRGEDFNYGVEFMLLISFLETASRESVEDALAHLQKLIIHYSSFIVQATSGCCLDHMDSLYSHASVIRFPSIDDFKLFKESTEYKDMWTSKFHPVTERCLELHFVVDPVGNQLM from the exons atgttgatgccgtttcTAGCTCAGACATCTCAAACTACACGTCCTGTTGCGAGTTGTTTTGGGCTGAATCGCTGCCACCCGGCGCGGAATTTCGGCCGAT ATTGTAGATGGTGGGGGGCAAGAAGCAAGGCAATTCATTCCCCTCGCAGCATATTTGGGCCCACTAATGGCGCTCCATCTAGTGATATTGTGAAGAAAAG AAAGATAGTGGAGCACATTATTCTGCTCAGAGCCAAGCCAAACATCTCAGATGCTGAAGAAAAGGACATGCTTGATTACTTGTATACATCTCAGTATCAGATGAGAGGGATACTCACTGTGTCATTAG GCCGCATAGAGGGCCCTAACAGCGAGAGCTTCACGCATGCTGTCTTCATGCGTTTCCAACAGAAAGAAGACATTGCAAAGTTCCAGAGTAGCTCCTACTATTCCAAAGTTCTCGACGAGCACGTCAAACCCGTTTCCTAT GGCTTGGTTTCTGTAGATTTTGAGTCTGAGGTGGAAGATGACATTATCCCTCTCTTTCGGAGGGGCGAG GATTTCAACTACGGTGTCGAGTTTATGTTGTTGATATCTTTCTTGGAGACTGCATCCAGAGAGTCTGTGGAGGATGCATTAGCCCATCTTCAAAAGCTGATCATCCACTACAGTTCTTTCATTGTTCAGGCAACGTCAG GTTGCTGTCTGGATCATATGGATAGTCTGTACAGTCACGCTTCAGTTATCCGTTTTCCATCAA TTGACGACTTCAAATTATTCAAGGAGAGCACGGAATACAAGGAT ATGTGGACATCCAAATTTCATCCGGTTACTGAGAGATGTCTGGAGCTGCATTTTGTCGTCGACCCGGTCGGCAACCAGCTGATGTAG